From a single Rosa rugosa chromosome 7, drRosRugo1.1, whole genome shotgun sequence genomic region:
- the LOC133723698 gene encoding UPF0481 protein At3g47200-like isoform X3, whose amino-acid sequence MNSDLLASMYQKIADPPRLLSNAAGKASCCIFRVPQSLLEINGKSYQPHIVSIGPYHRGEPHLRMIEEHKWRYLGSLLSRTEPKGLTLQHYLKSIEPMEARARECYSETIHLSTDEFLEMMVVDGCFLIELFRKVGHVVRFERDDPLINMFWILPFMVRDFLRLENQMPYFVLEHLYDLITKAEDRKDSVKSLSLLALEFFNNHMMRPAPVIEKLHSLTGMHLLDLLRSSVIPAGYAEPQRRNSAPTHIIHCVSKLRRAGIKLNVKEFESFLVVKFKRGAIEMPSITIDDFMCAFLLNCVAYEQCHKSCSKQITTYATFLDCLVNSYKDVEYLCDRNIMENCYGNDGEIARFINNMGKDVAFDYDRCYLSKLFNDVHQYYRNSWHVQWASFKYRYFDTPWSFVSAFAALILLILTVLQTVYSALSYYYS is encoded by the exons ATGAACAGTGATCTCTTAGCTTCCATGTATCAGAAGATCGCAGACCCTCCACGACTCCTCAGCAACGCTGCCGGCAAAGCCTCCTGTTGCATCTTCCGAGTCCCGCAGAGCCTCCTCGAGATAAACGGCAAGTCTTACCAGCCCCACATCGTCTCCATCGGCCCCTACCACCGCGGGGAGCCCCACCTCAGAATGATCGAGGAGCACAAGTGGCGCTACCTGGGCTCTCTGCTTTCAAGAACAGAGCCCAAAGGGTTGACTCTCCAGCACTACTTGAAGTCCATAGAGCCAATGGAAGCTAGAGCCAGGGAGTGTTACTCTGAGACCATCCATCTCAGCACTGATGAGTTCCTAGAAATGATGGTTGTTGATGGTTGCTTCTTGATTGAGTTGTTTCGAAAAGTTGGGCATGTGGTTCGGTTTGAGCGTGATGATCCACTCATTAATATGTTTTGGATACTACCGTTTATGGTCAGGGATTTTCTTCGACTTGAGAACCAAATGCCCTACTTTGTTCTTGAGCACTTGTATGATCTGATAACCAAGGCCGAAGATCGTAAAGACTCTGTGAAATCCTTGTCCTTGCTTGCTTTGGAATTCTTCAACaaccatatgatgaggcctgcCCCTGTCATAGAAAAGCTCCATAGTCTTACAG GTATGCATTTGCTTGACTTGTTGCGGTCAAGTGTGATACCAGCGGGTTATGCAGAGCCACAAAGAAGAAACAGTGCACCAACGCACATAATACATTGTGTGTCTAAGCTTCGTCGCGCTGGTATCAAGCTCAATGTTAAGGAATTCGAAAGCTTCTTGGTGGTCAAATTCAAGCGTGGAGCGATCGAGATGCCATCCATCACAATCGACGATTTCATGTGCGCTTTCTTGTTGAACTGCGTGGCCTATGAGCAGTGCCACAAGTCATGCTCGAAACAGATCACCACTTATGCCACATTCCTCGATTGCCTCGTGAACAGTTACAAGGATGTCGAGTATTTGTGTGACAGAAACATAATGGAGAATTGCTATGGGAACGATGGGGAAATTGCTCGTTTCATTAACAATATGGGGAAGGATGTGGCTTTTGATTATGATAGGTGTTATCTGTCGAAATTGTTCAATGATGTTCATCAGTATTACCGGAATAGTTGGCATGTTCAATGGGCTAGCTTCAAGTACAGATACTTTGACACACCGTGGTCATTTGTTTCGGCCTTTGCTGCTTTAATTTTGCTCATACTGACAGTGCTGCAAACCGTATACTCTGCTTTAAGTTATTATTATTCTTGA
- the LOC133723698 gene encoding UPF0481 protein At3g47200-like isoform X1 — protein MWSIQRDSWTLKPLIVTCPSRYLVLVLAVAQTPWCPIATQKTQVNTQSGFFMDTNPVQEEHNHVTPTWEMNSDLLASMYQKIADPPRLLSNAAGKASCCIFRVPQSLLEINGKSYQPHIVSIGPYHRGEPHLRMIEEHKWRYLGSLLSRTEPKGLTLQHYLKSIEPMEARARECYSETIHLSTDEFLEMMVVDGCFLIELFRKVGHVVRFERDDPLINMFWILPFMVRDFLRLENQMPYFVLEHLYDLITKAEDRKDSVKSLSLLALEFFNNHMMRPAPVIEKLHSLTGMHLLDLLRSSVIPAGYAEPQRRNSAPTHIIHCVSKLRRAGIKLNVKEFESFLVVKFKRGAIEMPSITIDDFMCAFLLNCVAYEQCHKSCSKQITTYATFLDCLVNSYKDVEYLCDRNIMENCYGNDGEIARFINNMGKDVAFDYDRCYLSKLFNDVHQYYRNSWHVQWASFKYRYFDTPWSFVSAFAALILLILTVLQTVYSALSYYYS, from the exons ATGTGGTCCATCCAGAGGGATTCTTGGACTTTGAAGCCGCTTATAGTGACCTGTCCCTCAAGGTACCTGGTCCTTGTCTTAGCTGTCGCTCAAACCCCTTGGTGTCCTATAGCAACACAGAAAACTCAAGTTAACACTCAATCTGGTTTTTTCATGGATACCAATCCAGTTCAAGAAGAACACAACCATGTCACCCCCACCTGGGAAATGAACAGTGATCTCTTAGCTTCCATGTATCAGAAGATCGCAGACCCTCCACGACTCCTCAGCAACGCTGCCGGCAAAGCCTCCTGTTGCATCTTCCGAGTCCCGCAGAGCCTCCTCGAGATAAACGGCAAGTCTTACCAGCCCCACATCGTCTCCATCGGCCCCTACCACCGCGGGGAGCCCCACCTCAGAATGATCGAGGAGCACAAGTGGCGCTACCTGGGCTCTCTGCTTTCAAGAACAGAGCCCAAAGGGTTGACTCTCCAGCACTACTTGAAGTCCATAGAGCCAATGGAAGCTAGAGCCAGGGAGTGTTACTCTGAGACCATCCATCTCAGCACTGATGAGTTCCTAGAAATGATGGTTGTTGATGGTTGCTTCTTGATTGAGTTGTTTCGAAAAGTTGGGCATGTGGTTCGGTTTGAGCGTGATGATCCACTCATTAATATGTTTTGGATACTACCGTTTATGGTCAGGGATTTTCTTCGACTTGAGAACCAAATGCCCTACTTTGTTCTTGAGCACTTGTATGATCTGATAACCAAGGCCGAAGATCGTAAAGACTCTGTGAAATCCTTGTCCTTGCTTGCTTTGGAATTCTTCAACaaccatatgatgaggcctgcCCCTGTCATAGAAAAGCTCCATAGTCTTACAG GTATGCATTTGCTTGACTTGTTGCGGTCAAGTGTGATACCAGCGGGTTATGCAGAGCCACAAAGAAGAAACAGTGCACCAACGCACATAATACATTGTGTGTCTAAGCTTCGTCGCGCTGGTATCAAGCTCAATGTTAAGGAATTCGAAAGCTTCTTGGTGGTCAAATTCAAGCGTGGAGCGATCGAGATGCCATCCATCACAATCGACGATTTCATGTGCGCTTTCTTGTTGAACTGCGTGGCCTATGAGCAGTGCCACAAGTCATGCTCGAAACAGATCACCACTTATGCCACATTCCTCGATTGCCTCGTGAACAGTTACAAGGATGTCGAGTATTTGTGTGACAGAAACATAATGGAGAATTGCTATGGGAACGATGGGGAAATTGCTCGTTTCATTAACAATATGGGGAAGGATGTGGCTTTTGATTATGATAGGTGTTATCTGTCGAAATTGTTCAATGATGTTCATCAGTATTACCGGAATAGTTGGCATGTTCAATGGGCTAGCTTCAAGTACAGATACTTTGACACACCGTGGTCATTTGTTTCGGCCTTTGCTGCTTTAATTTTGCTCATACTGACAGTGCTGCAAACCGTATACTCTGCTTTAAGTTATTATTATTCTTGA